The region GGTTTCACCAGGAAAGCCGACGATAAACGTGGAGCGAATGGTCAGGTCCGGCACCTGTTCGCGCCAGCTCTTGATCCGCTCCAGGGTTTTTTCGACCTGCCCCGGACGCTTCATCAGTTTGAGCAGACGCGGGCTGGCGTGCTGAAACGGAATATCCAGATAGGGCAGAATTTTACCTTCCGCCATCAGCGGAATCACCTTGTCGACATGAGGGTAGGGATACACGTAATGCAGGCGTACCCAGACACCCAAATCGCCCAACGTCTCGCACAGCTTCAGCATGTCGGTTTTCAGCGGGCGGCCGTCCCAGAAGTCGGTGCGGTACTTCACATCAACGCCGTAGGCGGAGGTATCCTGGGAAATCACCAGCAGCTCCTTGACCCCCGCTTTCACCAGGCGCTCGGCCTCGCTCATCACCTGCCCGATCGGGCGACTGACCAATTTGCCCCGCATATCCGGGATGATGCAGAAGCTGCAGCTGTGATTGCAGCCCTCGGAAATTTTGAGGTAGGCGTAGTGCCGTGGCGTAAGCTTCACGCCCTGGGGCGGCACCAGGTCCACAAAGGGGTTGTGGTCCTTGACCGGCGGTAGGTGTTGGTGCACCTGATCGAGGACTTTTTCGTAGGCGTGTGCCCCGGAGATGCCCAACACCCCAGGGTGCACTTCACGGATCTCCTCCTCCTTGACCCCCAGGCAACCGGTCACCAGCACTTTGCCGTTTTCCCTGAGCGCCTCACCGATGGTGCCAAGGGACTCCTCCACCGCACTGTCGATAAAACCGCAGGTGTTCACAATTACCATATCCGCCCCGTCGTAGGTCGGGACAATCTGATAACCCTCGGTGCGCAACTGGGTCAGAATACGTTCGGAATCGACCAGGTTCTTCGGGCAACCGAGACTGACAAAACCAACGGTGGGCGTGTGTTTCATAAGACAAACTCGTGCGGGGCGAAAAAGGGCGCTATTGTAGGCCTTCCGGGTCCGGATTGCATGGGGTTCCCGTGGTAGAATGCCGGTTTTCCCTGAACGAGCCGTAATAGATCTCCATGAGGCCCAGCCCACGCATCACCTCCCTGCCCTATTTTTCCGACAGCGCTCAGTGGTTTGCCTGCCTGGCCGATTGGGACGCCCCGGTGTGGCTGGACAGCGGACACCCCGGCAGCCACTACGGCCGCTTTGATATCCTGGCCGCCGAACCGGGCACACAGCTCACCTGCCGAGGCACTCACTGCGACATACACCGTCTCGGACAGGCACCGGAGCGCCGGCGTGCTCCGCCACTGGAGGTCGTTCGCCAATTGATGCCGCCCCCGCTGGCCCCCCTTGAGGAGGTTCCGTTCGCCACTGGCGCCATCGGCTATTTTGGCTACGACCTCGCCCGCCGCCTGGAGCGACTGCCAGAACAGGCCGACGCCGATATCACTCTACCGGACCTCTGGCTGGGTTTTTATGACTGGGCTATCGTGCAGGACCACCAGACGTCCCGGGCCTATCTGGTCACTCGGCCCGAGCGGGATATCGAGCAAGTCCACGCCCGGCTATTGGCCAAAGCGCCGGAAAACGCACTTGATGATTTCCTTGAAGAAACTAAAAATAACTTTATTATCAGTAGGTTCAGTGCTGAACTTAATGCAGATTCTTATCACAAAAAGCTCGATCGCATTCTCGATTATATCCACGCCGGCGACTGTTACCAGATCAATCTGGCCCAGCGATTCCATGCCGACTACCAGGGCAATCCCGCCCGGGCCTTCCTGGCCTTACGACAGGCACTGCCCTCCCCATTTTCCGGCTTTATCCCGCTGGCGGACGGCGCGGTGATCAGCCTGTCTCCCGAACGCTTTATTGCACTGCAGAACGGTCAGGCGGAAACCCGCCCGATCAAAGGCACCGCCCCACGCCGGAACGACCCGGAGGCCGACCGGGCTGAGGCACAGGCCCTGGCCCAAAGCGCCAAAAACCGGGCGGAGAACCTGATGATTGTCGATCTGCTGCGCAACGATCTGAGCAAATGTTGCCACAACGTTCGCACGCCCAAGCTGTTCGAGTTGCAGAGCTTCGCCAACGTTCACCACCTGGTCAGCACGGTCACCGGCGAACTGAACCCCGACGCCGACGCCCTGACGCTGCTCGCCGGCAGCTTTCCCGGGGGTTCCATTACCGGTGCACCGAAGGTTCGCGCGATGGAGATCATCGAGGAGCTTGAACCGGTTCGACGCTCGGTATACTGCGGCAGCCTCGGCTACCTGAGTGCCGATGGCAATATGGACACCAGTATTGCCATTCGCACCCTGGTCTGTGATCAGGGGCGGGTCTACTGCTGGGGTGGAGGCGGTATCGTGGCGGACTCCGAGCCGGAGTCAGAATACGAGGAAAGCTGGAATAAAGTGCGGGTGCTGATGGAGACGCTTGAGCGCGAGTTTTCCGGGAAGCCGTGAGGGCGCCGCTTGGGCGCCCTCCCCGTCAGGCTACAGGCTCAAGTCCCGATTGCTGGCGGCAATGAAGGCCTTTTTGAGGTCTTCGTAGTTATGGACCGCGGGGAACTGGGGGAACTCGTCAATGACATTCTGCGGTGCATGGAACAGAATACCGGCATCCGCCTCACCCAACATGGTGGTGTCGTTGTAGGAATCACCCGCCGCAATAATACGATAGTACAGGGTTTTGAGCGCCAGCACAGACTGGCGCTTCGGGTCTCTCTGGCGCAGGGTATAATCCGCGACCTTACCGTTCTCATTCACCTGCAGACGATGGCACAGAAGCGTCGGAAAACCCAGTTGACGCATCAGCGGCTGGGAAAACTCGTAGAACGTATCCGACAGAATGATGACCTGGAAGCGTTCCCGCAGCCAGTCAACAAATTCGGGCGCGCCGTCCAGAGGCTTGAGTTTGGCGATGACCTCCTGGATTTCATTCAGACCCAGGCCATTTTCCTCCAGAATGCGCAGGCGCTGCTTCATCAGCACGTCATAGTCCGGAATATCCCGGGTGGTCGCTTTCAGCTCTTCAATCCCCGTAACCTTGGCAAACTCAATCCAGATTTCCGGAACCAGAACCCCTTCGAGGTCAAGACAGGCTATTTCCACAGTTACCCCCGCATATCATGAAAGTCGCCGGGACAGCGCCCGGAAAATGCCGGCAAATTTACCGGTTTGCCTGCGGAAACGCAACTTGCGCCACGTCTTTTAACGCCCCAGGCAAACGCCGGGTTTTCACGTGGAACATAGATCGGAAACATCTATAAAGCAGAAGGAAAAAGAATAAAAGTTATTGATAACCTGGTAACTTTTGACCATTCTGTGGTTTTTTTAAACAATATATAGCAAAAATACGGGAACCCGCTACAACATGCTGTGCATTTAAGCATCAAACCGATGAAACATTGATCAATGTTCCACGGAAAGAGTCCGCCATCATTCTGCCTGGAATTCAGGCGATACGGTGATGGAATAACCTCATAAAGTCTGGGTATTAGGAAGTTTTTTCGGCCTCTGGTATTCTTCTTCGCCTTGATCAGCCAACCCCAGCCATGGAATTATCAATGACGAGTGAACTGCTCAATACCGTCGACCTGGACGCCGAACTGCAAAAAGCGTCACCCCAGAAGATTCTCGAATTTGCCCTGAGCGAGTTTGACAACATCGTGGTCTCTTTCAGCGGCGCCGAGGATGTTGTTCTGGTGCACATGGCCCATCAGATTCGCCCGGACATCAAAGTGTTCGTGCTGGATACCGGCCGCCTGCACGCCGAAACCTACCGCTTTATCGAGCGGGTACGGGAGCACTACAAAGTGGACATTGATGTCCTGTCGCCGGATGGCGAGGCAATACGGAAGCTGGTGCGTGAAAAAGGGCTCTTCAGCTTTTATCAGGATGGCCATCAGGAATGCTGTGGTATTCGCAAAATCGGTCCCTTGCGTAAAAAGCTGCTGGAGGTGGATGCCTGGATTACCGGGCAGCGCAAAGACCAGAGTCCGGGTACCCGTGACGGTATTCCGGTGATTCAGGACGACAAGCTGTTTGCCCGACCCGGCGAGCGTCTGGTGAAATTCAATCCGCTGGCCAACTGGAGTTCCCAGCAGGTCTGGGACTATATTCGGGCCATGGAAATTCCTTACAACGAACTGCACGATCGCGGCTATGTCTCCATCGGTTGCGAACCTTGCACTCGCCCGATCGGCCCCGGCCAACATGAGCGCGAGGGCCGCTGGTGGTGGGAGGAATCAACCAAGAAAGAGTGCGGACTGCACGCGGACAACGTCAAGTCTTGAGGCGTCGTTGGCCCGGGCGGCAGAACGCCAGGAGGTAAAATCATGACCATCACGCTGGTGAAAAAGATACTCAAAGACGGGTCGCCCTGCGCGAAGTGCGC is a window of Marinimicrobium sp. C6131 DNA encoding:
- the rimO gene encoding 30S ribosomal protein S12 methylthiotransferase RimO → MKHTPTVGFVSLGCPKNLVDSERILTQLRTEGYQIVPTYDGADMVIVNTCGFIDSAVEESLGTIGEALRENGKVLVTGCLGVKEEEIREVHPGVLGISGAHAYEKVLDQVHQHLPPVKDHNPFVDLVPPQGVKLTPRHYAYLKISEGCNHSCSFCIIPDMRGKLVSRPIGQVMSEAERLVKAGVKELLVISQDTSAYGVDVKYRTDFWDGRPLKTDMLKLCETLGDLGVWVRLHYVYPYPHVDKVIPLMAEGKILPYLDIPFQHASPRLLKLMKRPGQVEKTLERIKSWREQVPDLTIRSTFIVGFPGETEEDFQQLLDFLEEAQLDRVGCFQYSPVEGAAANELPDPVPEEIKQARFDRFMAVQQKISAQRLQAKIGRTLEVLIDEVDEEGAIGRSYADAPEIDGLVYLNGAAGLQPGDKVQVIIEQADEYDLWGSLV
- the thrH gene encoding bifunctional phosphoserine phosphatase/homoserine phosphotransferase ThrH, whose translation is MEIACLDLEGVLVPEIWIEFAKVTGIEELKATTRDIPDYDVLMKQRLRILEENGLGLNEIQEVIAKLKPLDGAPEFVDWLRERFQVIILSDTFYEFSQPLMRQLGFPTLLCHRLQVNENGKVADYTLRQRDPKRQSVLALKTLYYRIIAAGDSYNDTTMLGEADAGILFHAPQNVIDEFPQFPAVHNYEDLKKAFIAASNRDLSL
- the pabB gene encoding aminodeoxychorismate synthase component I, encoding MRPSPRITSLPYFSDSAQWFACLADWDAPVWLDSGHPGSHYGRFDILAAEPGTQLTCRGTHCDIHRLGQAPERRRAPPLEVVRQLMPPPLAPLEEVPFATGAIGYFGYDLARRLERLPEQADADITLPDLWLGFYDWAIVQDHQTSRAYLVTRPERDIEQVHARLLAKAPENALDDFLEETKNNFIISRFSAELNADSYHKKLDRILDYIHAGDCYQINLAQRFHADYQGNPARAFLALRQALPSPFSGFIPLADGAVISLSPERFIALQNGQAETRPIKGTAPRRNDPEADRAEAQALAQSAKNRAENLMIVDLLRNDLSKCCHNVRTPKLFELQSFANVHHLVSTVTGELNPDADALTLLAGSFPGGSITGAPKVRAMEIIEELEPVRRSVYCGSLGYLSADGNMDTSIAIRTLVCDQGRVYCWGGGGIVADSEPESEYEESWNKVRVLMETLEREFSGKP
- a CDS encoding phosphoadenylyl-sulfate reductase; protein product: MTSELLNTVDLDAELQKASPQKILEFALSEFDNIVVSFSGAEDVVLVHMAHQIRPDIKVFVLDTGRLHAETYRFIERVREHYKVDIDVLSPDGEAIRKLVREKGLFSFYQDGHQECCGIRKIGPLRKKLLEVDAWITGQRKDQSPGTRDGIPVIQDDKLFARPGERLVKFNPLANWSSQQVWDYIRAMEIPYNELHDRGYVSIGCEPCTRPIGPGQHEREGRWWWEESTKKECGLHADNVKS